A genomic region of Venturia canescens isolate UGA chromosome 7, ASM1945775v1, whole genome shotgun sequence contains the following coding sequences:
- the LOC122413224 gene encoding protein lethal(2)essential for life-like: protein MSLIPLLYSNWWEDLEHPHSLLDQHFGHGIYPDNSTYTHRRHHPSSYLSLLAPRSTSGLTSRCPATSMYIRPWADLLRQDQGGVSTVKADKDSFQVSLDVQQFAPEEIDVKVVDKMIVVEGKHEEKQDEHGWISRQFSRRYIVPEQCDIDQVVSKLSSDGVLSITVPRKELPKVTNERSIKIEHTGKPAVRENGEVKSVKNSEAAKEAEK, encoded by the coding sequence atGTCTCTCATTCCGTTGTTGTACTCGAACTGGTGGGAAGATCTCGAACATCCGCACAGTTTATTGGACCAGCATTTTGGACATGGAATCTATCCGGACAATTCGACTTATACACATCGAAGACATCACCCATCATCGTACTTGAGTTTGCTGGCTCCAAGGTCGACGTCGGGGTTGACATCGAGATGCCCGGCCACAAGCATGTACATTCGACCTTGGGCAGATTTGTTGCGTCAAGACCAAGGCGGAGTATCGACCGTGAAAGCTGACAAAGATTCGTTCCAAGTTTCTCTGGACGTTCAACAATTTGCACCGGAGGAAATCGATGTTAAAGTGGTCGACAAGATGATCGTGGTCGAGGGTAAACACGAAGAGAAGCAGGACGAACATGGGTGGATCTCGCGACAATTCTCACGACGCTACATCGTACCCGAGCAGTGCGACATCGATCAGGTCGTCTCGAAACTCTCATCCGACGGTGTTCTCTCGATCACGGTACCGCGCAAAGAACTTCCCAAGGTCACCAACGAGAGGTCCATCAAAATCGAGCACACTGGAAAACCAGCGGTTCGTGAAAACGGTGAAGTCAAATCTGTTAAAAACTCGGAAGCTGCCAAAGAAGCCGAGAAATAA
- the LOC122413216 gene encoding thyroid receptor-interacting protein 11-like isoform X1: protein MAWFGDGLSSLSNLKGQITSFTKEVLSEGIVEETDQRSRQLNEANERCVQLQEILNSKDAEITLLRRQNSELQKAVVELNARPRESNDANSLDDEGGGGFFWDPPPAKNRDAAKNSDGKDLIREQLSQATLRIRQLEDELKFLRAHSAERIDETNDSRRKDELLRAKQDMVNRIVRIGEKVHDGEKNVKKSVLDEAALVNDFRNAISKLDSHQQSYIIRNALRALDCHSEDEQNEKSDRPRLESISLVSHAEDTDIYNGITENGKSETEKHDEIECLKSKVDELKQENEFLTTSLDELDKEHAQSLDAVLLIKDQLVKKHESLQKAYEQLYVECNQAQTKLQLLENAAETNNNSIPKNAPVKEAIKVESDDKNVQTEKINTEEKDVQTRSVTSETVVQTTEIESQEKNCQTEISEEIETTNEVSANLVDLTEKVNEILKNSHIKVEEDESFFECLAKEYVEANWKKEMLERKLTDVTRELNQTAEIKESLQIECYDMQTNIESLLLQIEHLKSNLPSIPEASEERVASLETETESMSEEIKRLQAEHEALKIKNYELITSISILEGSLRNQENLEAEVKNTKQQLDLAKQQLDGASKNVENNANIMQDLSRRLHSSLEENNELRRKIDGLEIASKNLKDENTRNSLAQEEIIVALKDEIENLRKELNESEVTIVKLEKDLHSMNEGKKELEKEIETLYSEKEHLETEISILRENSSEKETGELLQNLRDQLDSANREKSDLEYDLMNMRKELDRYLEERFLMEERIEQLNLEHDKLVKENNELVEQLSCSEKESSERIELLQTEINLSNQECTSLKNEFTSMEKEIVSYKNELSDCKEKYSKLELDLATTRSNLEALGSSNEELKNRAQKLTNLQEELDDLKSFKEKCSLAEDKCSRLEIELRNLRGVEEELKLLRNTCTSLEENSKEMEISKTKLVEMEKRCCELEASLSGSESERVNYQQSNEKKSQIISDLKEKIEKLESAGEKANENAEMAKETIESLSQLIREKDEEIERLKTTVANEAENKNHENAMALLKAERDDIIRLVQEKHNTSLQYYAEIQRLAQVLNEQTTNLQRVIAERDEIAAKLTEKEAEILWSQNELKVVRQRLRSLEESQNSEETCNVVEHSRQISQSTILHEKCNALEAALIQEQSNNRIMQNQLTESQSREANTSKELERLRTHLVEMEASYTEEALISEENRKQLEAKLLQVEEKAQNSSTVYTSASIRANQQVETLQQQMALIVQQRDEIQAKLSAAEDKVLSHTASLTNLQIVLEQFQRDKESDIRAATERLQQQLNTSYKEQEDLRNEIVNLRTQLVEAKECLQAASRLSDQLEKKSERIEELNQEVTKLTELVDTADQRIQEARSSEEGKVDKNLVKNLLLGFLSASTVDKSSVLRVFATVLEFDESEREKIGLNHPTANSGWFSGLLGSTGSPATKDQEASLSAAFVRFLESESKPKPQVPALTISNSSLKRPGHSRQHSSSSTQSGLLLSSITLPSFPDFVPSRNTGSILKEVLKDS from the exons AATGACGCAAACAGTCTCGACGACGAGGGTGGGGGAGGATTTTTCTGGGATCCACCGCCAGCAAAAAATCGGGATGCTGCAAAAAATTCTGACGGAAAGGATCTTATTCGAGAACAATTGTCTCAGGCCACCCTAAGAATTCGCCAATTGGAGGATGAACTCAAATTCCTAAGAGCTCATTCAGCTGAACGAATCGACGAAACGAACGACAGCCGTCGCAAGGATGAGCTCTTGAGAGCCAAACAGGATATGGTCAATCGTATCGTTCGCATCGGTGAAAAG GTTCAcgacggagagaaaaatgtcaaaaaatcgGTACTCGACGAAGCTGCTCTCGTCAACGATTTTCGAAATGCTATTTCGAAACTGGACTCTCACCAGCAATCCTACATAATAAGAAATGCTCTGCGAGCTTTGGACTGTCATAGCGAGGAcgaacaaaacgaaaaatcggaTCGTCCTCGTCTCGAAAGCATTTCGCTCGTCTCTCACGCCGAGGACACTGATATTTATAATGGAATTACCGAGAACGGTAAATCCGAGACTGAGAAACACGATGaaatcgaatgtttgaagtccAAGGTCGATGAATTGAAAcaggaaaatgaatttttgactACCAGCCTCGACGAACTCGACAAGGAACACGCGCAATCCTTAG ATGCTGTACTTCTCATAAAGGATCAACTCGTCAAAAAACACGAGTCATTGCAAAAAGCCTACGAACAGCTGTACGTTGAGTGTAATCAGGCCCAGACGAAGTTGCAGCTCCTCGAGAATGCAGCAGAAACAAATAACAACAGTATACCAAAGAATGCGCCGGTAAAAGAGGCGATAAAAGTTGAGAGCGATGATAAAAACGTGCAAACCGAGAAAATTAATACCGAGGAAAAAGATGTGCAAACCCGGTCAGTCACGTCCGAGACAGTTGTGCAAACTACGGAAATCGAGagccaggaaaaaaattgtcaaacagAAATTAGCGAAGAAATCGAAACGACGAACGAGGTTTCTGCGAACCTCGTTGATTTGACTGAGAAGGTTaatgaaattctgaaaaattctcatATCAAAGTGGAAGAGGATGAAAGCTTTTTTGAGTGTTTGGCTAAAGAGTACGTCGAGGCGAACTGGAAGAAAGAAATGCTTGAGAGAAAATTGACAGATGTTACTCGAGAGCTGAATCAAACCGCCGAAATAAAAGAGTCGTTGCAGATAGAGTGTTACGATATGCAAACGAACATCGAGTCGCTTCTACTTCAAATCGAACATTTAAAGTCGAATTTACCTTCAATACCGGAAGCGAGTGAAGAAAGAGTCGCATCACTTGAAACGGAGACAGAATCGATGagcgaagaaataaaacgcTTACAAGCAGAGCACGAGgcgctgaaaataaaaaattacgaactGATCACGTCCATCAGTATTCTCGAAGGTTCCCTCAGAAATCAGGAGAATCTCGAGGCCGAAGTTAAAAACACGAAACAACAATTGGATCTTGCGAAACAGCAGCTCGACGGTGCAtcaaaaaacgtcgaaaataatGCTAACATCATGCAAGATCTTAGTCGTCGTTTACACTCGTCTTTGGAGGAAAATAACGAGCTTCGGAGGAAAATTGACGGCCTAGAAATTGcctcgaaaaatttgaaagatgAGAACACGAGAAACTCTCTAGCACAAGAAGAAATAATTGTGGCGttgaaagatgaaattgaaaatctaaGAAAAGAACTCAACGAGTCGGAAGTGACGATCGTTAAGCTCGAAAAGGATCTACATTCCATGAACGAGGGTAAAAAAGAATTGGAGAAAGAGATCGAAACGCTTTACAGCGAAAAGGAACACTTGGAAaccgaaatttcaattctgCGTGAAAATTCATCTGAGAAGGAAACAGGCGAACTTTTACAGAATCTTAGAGATCAACTGGATTCAGCGAATCGTGAAAAAAGCGATCTGGAGTATGATTTGATGAATATGCGAAAAGAACTCGACCGATATCTCGAGGAACGGTTCTTGATGGAAGAACGAATTGAACAACTGAATCTTGAACATGATAAGCTTGTGAAGGAGAACAACGAACTGGTGGAACAGTTGAGCTGCAGTGAAAAAGAATCCTCAGAACGAATCGAGCTCCTCCAAACGGAAATAAATCTCTCGAATCAAGAATGTACTTCACTGAAGAATGAATTTACgtcaatggaaaaagaaattgtCAGCTACAAAAATGAACTTTCCgattgtaaagaaaaatattccaagttGGAGCTTGACTTAGCTACGACGAGATCGAATCTCGAGGCTCTGGGATCGAGCAACgaggaattaaaaaatcgagctCAAAAACTCACCAATCTCCAGGAAGAACTCGACGATTTAAAatctttcaaagaaaaatgctCACTCGCGGAAGATAAATGTAGCAGATTGGAAATCGAATTGAGGAATTTACGAGGAGTCGAGGAAGAATTGAAATTACTGAGAAATACGTGTACAAGTCTGGAGGAAAATTCCAAAGAAATGGAGATTTCAAAAACCAAATTAGTCGAGATGGAAAAAAGATGTTGCGAATTGGAAGCGTCGCTGTCCGGCAGTGAGTCAGAACGGGTAAATTATCAACAatcaaacgagaaaaaatcgcaaatAATTTCGGATTTAAAAGAAAAGATCGAGAAGCTCGAATCCGCAGGGGAGAAAGCAAACGAAAATGCGGAAATGGCGAAGGAAACGATCGAGAGTTTGTCACAATTGATTCGTGAAAAAGACGAAGAAATTGAGAGGTTGAAAACGACGGTGGCGAACGAGGCTGAAAATAAGAATCATGAAAATGCCATGGCATTGTTGAAAGCCGAACGCGACGACATTATACGGCTCGTGCAAGAAAAACACAACACGAGTCTTCAATATTACGCGGAAATTCAACGACTGGCTCAAGTGTTGAACGAGCAAACAACGAATCTTCAACGAGTGATTGCCGAACGGGATGAAATAGCGGCCAAATTAACGGAAAAGGAAGCTGAGATTCTTTGGTCACAAAACGAACTAAAAGTTGTACGTCAACGTCTCAGGAGTCTCGAGGAGTCGCAGAACAGTGAAGAAACTTGTAACGTCGTCGAGCACTCGCGACAAATTTCCCAATCGACGATCCttcatgaaaaatgcaacgCCCTCGAAGCCGCACTTATTCAAGAACAGTCAAACAATCGTATTATGCAAAATCAACTTACAGAGAGCCAATCGAGGGAAGCGAACACGAGCAAAGAACTCGAAAGGTTGAGAACCCATCTCGTCGAGATGGAAGCAAGTTACACTGAGGAAGCTCTCATTTCTGAAGAAAACAGGAAACAATTGGAAGCGAAACTTCTCCAAGTTGAGGAGAAAGCTCAGAACAGCTCGACGGTTTACACTTCCGCGAGTATCAGAGCGAATCAACAGGTTGAAACGCTTCAACAACAAATGGCTTTGATCGTTCAACAGAGGGACGAAATTCAAGCGAAACTATCCGCTGCCGAAGACAAAGTTCTTTCCCACACTGCATCTCTTACAAACTTACAAATCGTCCTGGAACAATTCCAACGCG ATAAAGAAAGTGATATTCGTGCAGCAACTGAAAGACTTCAACAGCAGCTCAACACATCCTACAAAGAACAGGAGGATCTTCGAAATGAAATAGTCAATCTAAGG ACTCAACTCGTGGAAGCCAAGGAATGTCTGCAAGCAGCGTCTCGTTTGAGCGATCAGCTCGAAAAGAAAAGCGAAAGAATCGAAGAGCTCAATCAAGAAG TCACGAAACTCACCGAGCTCGTTGATACTGCAGATCAGAGAATCCAAGAGGCGAGAAGCAGCGAGGAGGGAAAAGTTGACAa AAACCTCGTGAAAAATCTGCTGCTGGGATTCCTATCCGCTTCCACGGTCGACAAATCCTCAGTGCTCAGAGTCTTCGCAACTGTTCTCGAGTTCGACGAatcggagagagaaaaaatcggcCTCAACCATCCAACTGCCAACAGTGGATGGTTCTCTGGTTTATTAGGCAGCACGGGATCCCCGGCTACTAAG GATCAAGAAGCTTCTCTGTCGGCCGCATTCGTGAGATTTTTGGAGAGTGAATCGAAACCGAAACCACAAGTGCCAGCTTTGACGATATCGAATTCG TCCTTGAAACGTCCGGGTCACAGTCGTCAACATTCATCTTCGTCAACACAATCGGGTCTTCTGCTATCCAGTATTACACTTCCGTCCTTCCCGGACTTTGTGCCGTCAAGAAATACAGGCTCAATACTAAAGGAAGTCTTGAAGGACAGCTGA
- the LOC122413227 gene encoding protein lethal(2)essential for life-like produces MSLVPLLFSDWWEDLDRPHRIFDQDFGLALRPEQLLSPQVLDNLVLLPSRDRSNARHPLLYLRQRMNDLAKSSNTGTSTVKADKDKFQVILDVQQFKPEEINVKVVDKFVTVEAKHEEKQDEHGWISRQFVRKYMIPEQCDVEQVTSTLSSDGVLSITAPRKDVPKLENERSIKIEHTGKPAIQETPNETKKNEKTEKAVKK; encoded by the exons ATGTCTCTCGTACCATTGCTGTTCTCCGACTGGTGGGAAGATCTGGATCGCCCTCACAGAATCTTCGATCAAGATTTTGGATTGGCCCTGAGACCTGAACAACTATTGAGTCCGCAAGTTCTCGACAATCTTGTTCTTTTGCCATCTCGTGATCGCTCAAATGCTCGGCATCCTCTTCTGTACCTGCGTCAACGCATGAACGACTTGGCGAAAAGCAGCAATACCGGTACTTCGACCGTTAAAGCTGACAAGGACAAGTTTCAG GTGATTTTGGATGTCCAACAATTCAAGCCTGAAGAAATAAACGTCAAGGTGGTGGACAAATTTGTGACTGTTGAAGCTAAGCACGAGGAAAAACAGGACGAGCACGGATGGATATCCCGTCAGTTTGTGCGAAAATATATGATTCCAGAACAATGCGATGTTGAGCAAGTCACCTCAACACTGTCATCCGATGGTGTTCTCAGTATCACTGCACCTCGTAAAGATGTTCCGAAGCTGGAAAATGAGagatcgatcaaaattgaacATACTGGAAAGCCGGCTATCCAGGAAACACCCAACGAAaccaaaaagaatgaaaaaaccgaGAAAGctgtgaagaaataa
- the LOC122413223 gene encoding protein lethal(2)essential for life-like, with protein MSLIPMLYSDWWEDLDRPHSLLDQHFGLPADPEEISSQRAVAMNRHAENLGYPFFRRMRRRHHPFHHALARKLANNNKGGGHNNTDRDKFVINLDVKQFGLDEIVVKLIEKSVVVVDAKHEEKEDEHGWISRQFTRKYNVPPYYDTEQIESFLSSDGILTITAPKRKSLADTEKFIKIQYTGEPAVFDKQNSKSPEAGHVEEFSRNHPQQRAPHMSQQQRGKKINVKGI; from the coding sequence ATGTCTCTGATACCGATGCTGTATTCGGATTGGTGGGAGGACCTTGATCGTCCTCACAGTCTGCTTGATCAACATTTCGGTTTACCGGCTGATCCAGAGGAAATTTCATCGCAACGTGCCGTTGCGATGAACCGTCACGCTGAGAATCTCGGTTATCCGTTTTTTCGTCGTATGCGAAGACGCCATCATCCCTTTCATCACGCGCTAGCACGAAAGCTTGCGAATAACAACAAAGGCGGCGGCCATAACAATACCGACCGAGATAAGTTCGTCATAAATTTGGACGTCAAACAGTTTGGTCTCGATGAAATAGTCGTTAAATTGATCGAAAAGAGCGTCGTCGTTGTCGATGCCAAACACGAAGAAAAGGAGGACGAACACGGCTGGATTTCAAGACAATTTACACGAAAATACAACGTGCCACCTTATTACGACACCGAACAGATCGAATCATTCCTATCGTCCGATGGAATTCTCACGATTACAGCCCCAAAGAGAAAATCTCTCGCAGACActgagaaattcataaaaatccaATACACCGGCGAGCCAGCTGTTTTCGACAAACAAAACTCGAAATCGCCCGAAGCAGGTCATGTCGAAGAATTTAGTCGCAACCATCCACAACAGAGGGCTCCACATATGAGTCAACAGCAGCGCggtaaaaaaatcaacgtcaAGGGCATTTAG
- the LOC122413216 gene encoding thyroid receptor-interacting protein 11-like isoform X2, protein MVNRIVRIGEKVHDGEKNVKKSVLDEAALVNDFRNAISKLDSHQQSYIIRNALRALDCHSEDEQNEKSDRPRLESISLVSHAEDTDIYNGITENGKSETEKHDEIECLKSKVDELKQENEFLTTSLDELDKEHAQSLDAVLLIKDQLVKKHESLQKAYEQLYVECNQAQTKLQLLENAAETNNNSIPKNAPVKEAIKVESDDKNVQTEKINTEEKDVQTRSVTSETVVQTTEIESQEKNCQTEISEEIETTNEVSANLVDLTEKVNEILKNSHIKVEEDESFFECLAKEYVEANWKKEMLERKLTDVTRELNQTAEIKESLQIECYDMQTNIESLLLQIEHLKSNLPSIPEASEERVASLETETESMSEEIKRLQAEHEALKIKNYELITSISILEGSLRNQENLEAEVKNTKQQLDLAKQQLDGASKNVENNANIMQDLSRRLHSSLEENNELRRKIDGLEIASKNLKDENTRNSLAQEEIIVALKDEIENLRKELNESEVTIVKLEKDLHSMNEGKKELEKEIETLYSEKEHLETEISILRENSSEKETGELLQNLRDQLDSANREKSDLEYDLMNMRKELDRYLEERFLMEERIEQLNLEHDKLVKENNELVEQLSCSEKESSERIELLQTEINLSNQECTSLKNEFTSMEKEIVSYKNELSDCKEKYSKLELDLATTRSNLEALGSSNEELKNRAQKLTNLQEELDDLKSFKEKCSLAEDKCSRLEIELRNLRGVEEELKLLRNTCTSLEENSKEMEISKTKLVEMEKRCCELEASLSGSESERVNYQQSNEKKSQIISDLKEKIEKLESAGEKANENAEMAKETIESLSQLIREKDEEIERLKTTVANEAENKNHENAMALLKAERDDIIRLVQEKHNTSLQYYAEIQRLAQVLNEQTTNLQRVIAERDEIAAKLTEKEAEILWSQNELKVVRQRLRSLEESQNSEETCNVVEHSRQISQSTILHEKCNALEAALIQEQSNNRIMQNQLTESQSREANTSKELERLRTHLVEMEASYTEEALISEENRKQLEAKLLQVEEKAQNSSTVYTSASIRANQQVETLQQQMALIVQQRDEIQAKLSAAEDKVLSHTASLTNLQIVLEQFQRDKESDIRAATERLQQQLNTSYKEQEDLRNEIVNLRTQLVEAKECLQAASRLSDQLEKKSERIEELNQEVTKLTELVDTADQRIQEARSSEEGKVDKNLVKNLLLGFLSASTVDKSSVLRVFATVLEFDESEREKIGLNHPTANSGWFSGLLGSTGSPATKDQEASLSAAFVRFLESESKPKPQVPALTISNSSLKRPGHSRQHSSSSTQSGLLLSSITLPSFPDFVPSRNTGSILKEVLKDS, encoded by the exons ATGGTCAATCGTATCGTTCGCATCGGTGAAAAG GTTCAcgacggagagaaaaatgtcaaaaaatcgGTACTCGACGAAGCTGCTCTCGTCAACGATTTTCGAAATGCTATTTCGAAACTGGACTCTCACCAGCAATCCTACATAATAAGAAATGCTCTGCGAGCTTTGGACTGTCATAGCGAGGAcgaacaaaacgaaaaatcggaTCGTCCTCGTCTCGAAAGCATTTCGCTCGTCTCTCACGCCGAGGACACTGATATTTATAATGGAATTACCGAGAACGGTAAATCCGAGACTGAGAAACACGATGaaatcgaatgtttgaagtccAAGGTCGATGAATTGAAAcaggaaaatgaatttttgactACCAGCCTCGACGAACTCGACAAGGAACACGCGCAATCCTTAG ATGCTGTACTTCTCATAAAGGATCAACTCGTCAAAAAACACGAGTCATTGCAAAAAGCCTACGAACAGCTGTACGTTGAGTGTAATCAGGCCCAGACGAAGTTGCAGCTCCTCGAGAATGCAGCAGAAACAAATAACAACAGTATACCAAAGAATGCGCCGGTAAAAGAGGCGATAAAAGTTGAGAGCGATGATAAAAACGTGCAAACCGAGAAAATTAATACCGAGGAAAAAGATGTGCAAACCCGGTCAGTCACGTCCGAGACAGTTGTGCAAACTACGGAAATCGAGagccaggaaaaaaattgtcaaacagAAATTAGCGAAGAAATCGAAACGACGAACGAGGTTTCTGCGAACCTCGTTGATTTGACTGAGAAGGTTaatgaaattctgaaaaattctcatATCAAAGTGGAAGAGGATGAAAGCTTTTTTGAGTGTTTGGCTAAAGAGTACGTCGAGGCGAACTGGAAGAAAGAAATGCTTGAGAGAAAATTGACAGATGTTACTCGAGAGCTGAATCAAACCGCCGAAATAAAAGAGTCGTTGCAGATAGAGTGTTACGATATGCAAACGAACATCGAGTCGCTTCTACTTCAAATCGAACATTTAAAGTCGAATTTACCTTCAATACCGGAAGCGAGTGAAGAAAGAGTCGCATCACTTGAAACGGAGACAGAATCGATGagcgaagaaataaaacgcTTACAAGCAGAGCACGAGgcgctgaaaataaaaaattacgaactGATCACGTCCATCAGTATTCTCGAAGGTTCCCTCAGAAATCAGGAGAATCTCGAGGCCGAAGTTAAAAACACGAAACAACAATTGGATCTTGCGAAACAGCAGCTCGACGGTGCAtcaaaaaacgtcgaaaataatGCTAACATCATGCAAGATCTTAGTCGTCGTTTACACTCGTCTTTGGAGGAAAATAACGAGCTTCGGAGGAAAATTGACGGCCTAGAAATTGcctcgaaaaatttgaaagatgAGAACACGAGAAACTCTCTAGCACAAGAAGAAATAATTGTGGCGttgaaagatgaaattgaaaatctaaGAAAAGAACTCAACGAGTCGGAAGTGACGATCGTTAAGCTCGAAAAGGATCTACATTCCATGAACGAGGGTAAAAAAGAATTGGAGAAAGAGATCGAAACGCTTTACAGCGAAAAGGAACACTTGGAAaccgaaatttcaattctgCGTGAAAATTCATCTGAGAAGGAAACAGGCGAACTTTTACAGAATCTTAGAGATCAACTGGATTCAGCGAATCGTGAAAAAAGCGATCTGGAGTATGATTTGATGAATATGCGAAAAGAACTCGACCGATATCTCGAGGAACGGTTCTTGATGGAAGAACGAATTGAACAACTGAATCTTGAACATGATAAGCTTGTGAAGGAGAACAACGAACTGGTGGAACAGTTGAGCTGCAGTGAAAAAGAATCCTCAGAACGAATCGAGCTCCTCCAAACGGAAATAAATCTCTCGAATCAAGAATGTACTTCACTGAAGAATGAATTTACgtcaatggaaaaagaaattgtCAGCTACAAAAATGAACTTTCCgattgtaaagaaaaatattccaagttGGAGCTTGACTTAGCTACGACGAGATCGAATCTCGAGGCTCTGGGATCGAGCAACgaggaattaaaaaatcgagctCAAAAACTCACCAATCTCCAGGAAGAACTCGACGATTTAAAatctttcaaagaaaaatgctCACTCGCGGAAGATAAATGTAGCAGATTGGAAATCGAATTGAGGAATTTACGAGGAGTCGAGGAAGAATTGAAATTACTGAGAAATACGTGTACAAGTCTGGAGGAAAATTCCAAAGAAATGGAGATTTCAAAAACCAAATTAGTCGAGATGGAAAAAAGATGTTGCGAATTGGAAGCGTCGCTGTCCGGCAGTGAGTCAGAACGGGTAAATTATCAACAatcaaacgagaaaaaatcgcaaatAATTTCGGATTTAAAAGAAAAGATCGAGAAGCTCGAATCCGCAGGGGAGAAAGCAAACGAAAATGCGGAAATGGCGAAGGAAACGATCGAGAGTTTGTCACAATTGATTCGTGAAAAAGACGAAGAAATTGAGAGGTTGAAAACGACGGTGGCGAACGAGGCTGAAAATAAGAATCATGAAAATGCCATGGCATTGTTGAAAGCCGAACGCGACGACATTATACGGCTCGTGCAAGAAAAACACAACACGAGTCTTCAATATTACGCGGAAATTCAACGACTGGCTCAAGTGTTGAACGAGCAAACAACGAATCTTCAACGAGTGATTGCCGAACGGGATGAAATAGCGGCCAAATTAACGGAAAAGGAAGCTGAGATTCTTTGGTCACAAAACGAACTAAAAGTTGTACGTCAACGTCTCAGGAGTCTCGAGGAGTCGCAGAACAGTGAAGAAACTTGTAACGTCGTCGAGCACTCGCGACAAATTTCCCAATCGACGATCCttcatgaaaaatgcaacgCCCTCGAAGCCGCACTTATTCAAGAACAGTCAAACAATCGTATTATGCAAAATCAACTTACAGAGAGCCAATCGAGGGAAGCGAACACGAGCAAAGAACTCGAAAGGTTGAGAACCCATCTCGTCGAGATGGAAGCAAGTTACACTGAGGAAGCTCTCATTTCTGAAGAAAACAGGAAACAATTGGAAGCGAAACTTCTCCAAGTTGAGGAGAAAGCTCAGAACAGCTCGACGGTTTACACTTCCGCGAGTATCAGAGCGAATCAACAGGTTGAAACGCTTCAACAACAAATGGCTTTGATCGTTCAACAGAGGGACGAAATTCAAGCGAAACTATCCGCTGCCGAAGACAAAGTTCTTTCCCACACTGCATCTCTTACAAACTTACAAATCGTCCTGGAACAATTCCAACGCG ATAAAGAAAGTGATATTCGTGCAGCAACTGAAAGACTTCAACAGCAGCTCAACACATCCTACAAAGAACAGGAGGATCTTCGAAATGAAATAGTCAATCTAAGG ACTCAACTCGTGGAAGCCAAGGAATGTCTGCAAGCAGCGTCTCGTTTGAGCGATCAGCTCGAAAAGAAAAGCGAAAGAATCGAAGAGCTCAATCAAGAAG TCACGAAACTCACCGAGCTCGTTGATACTGCAGATCAGAGAATCCAAGAGGCGAGAAGCAGCGAGGAGGGAAAAGTTGACAa AAACCTCGTGAAAAATCTGCTGCTGGGATTCCTATCCGCTTCCACGGTCGACAAATCCTCAGTGCTCAGAGTCTTCGCAACTGTTCTCGAGTTCGACGAatcggagagagaaaaaatcggcCTCAACCATCCAACTGCCAACAGTGGATGGTTCTCTGGTTTATTAGGCAGCACGGGATCCCCGGCTACTAAG GATCAAGAAGCTTCTCTGTCGGCCGCATTCGTGAGATTTTTGGAGAGTGAATCGAAACCGAAACCACAAGTGCCAGCTTTGACGATATCGAATTCG TCCTTGAAACGTCCGGGTCACAGTCGTCAACATTCATCTTCGTCAACACAATCGGGTCTTCTGCTATCCAGTATTACACTTCCGTCCTTCCCGGACTTTGTGCCGTCAAGAAATACAGGCTCAATACTAAAGGAAGTCTTGAAGGACAGCTGA